The Solanum pennellii chromosome 7, SPENNV200 DNA segment TTGATatttcaaatagaaaaaaaaaacaattgacAATACAAacgtattttaaaatatagaagATGTTAGTTTgagatttcaaataaaaaataaaataataaatcgttaaaatgtaaaatacatagaaaaattaataattcagatGTGTTTCGGCTagtatcataaaaaaaaaaaacctaatcaTACTACGTATACCTTCATTTTATGGGCTTTGATGCTTAAAGGAAAATTAATCGAGATAAAGAATTCGAAGTGTTGGGATTTGGGAATATGTGTACATTCTTAAGATCgagtatttataaattataactaaTTCATTTCCCTTTGTTGTATGATACATTTTCTGGTTAATTATACCaactgtttttttaaaattataatagctaaattattgttaaatatatatttttaattgtaattgatactgtttatatatgtatctaaaatttatatcaatattaataaatttaatgtcaatcaattaatattaataaatattttagtatttttttattagtgtgtataattaatattacaataaaaaaatcgTTGTTATTTCGTCCACAAGATGGCTCACGTATAAAGATGTCTCATTAACTCGTTTATTTAAACTATGAGTAATATTTTAATCACACGAAAAAAAAGTAATACTATTACTTTCTTTATGTTATGTTGGACCAACAAGTTATAATTAAGGCAACCATGCGCCAagtcaatttaaaatattatataaagtataataaaattaaattttatttaataaaaaaatatttcttttttaagacGAATTAAACAGGATAAAGGGACTAATTGTGTTTGAATATTTGATAGACAAGGATGGAACTAACACCAAATACGTGCTTATATTTTCTtctcaatataaagtttattTGACTGTCTTtgtcttatttaaatttttttaatttcctcatgtaattatttaaaaataaatttaaaaaaatatgtcacataaattaaaataaaacgaaAAAAAGGAAGATGATAGGAAACTTGTTTAAGTTAGTTGAACTGAGAAAAAGGATGGTTCTAGTTCTTGGCCCCTTTCAAGTCAGTCAATCACTTGTATTTTTCTGAGTTTTCATTTAATACagtatttaatttcatattgaattgttattgtctttatttttATGTCGCTTCCTTTTCTTTTCGTAAAAATTAGCGATTGGTTttaatgatatttaattaatattaaaaaagaatttaatgttttttattaatattaaaaatatttaatatcactagaaattatttttattatcgtaattaaacattatataaatttaaagctaTGAGCTAATGTCTTAAAAATACTAAATTCAAGAACACAGATACAATCTCACAAATTATCCAATTATACGAAAAAAtcatacattttaatatttgaaaggCATTTACAAAGACCCAAACATATagggaaaaaaaatagagaagaaaaccAAAACTCTTCATCTACTAGATAGTCCATTAAGCTCTCTGGACAGGGAACCAAACTTAGTATCAGCAGGTTCACGtgaactaaataatttttactcaGATTCTATGTATCTATTAacatatcaataaatatttgatCGTGAATACAGTTAATTCTAACGAATCCCTCTGTTCTAATATTATACACTCTGTTTTCCATGGGCAATCGAAAATTGACGTTCACATAATGGAACAATTGGATTCACCATAGGAATCTGTAACTTGGTAAACTGGGTATTGATAAGACGGATAGGCATAATAGTATGAGCCCGGTTGCGATTGAACCATCGCAGCTGCAGCTACGGCTGGAGCTGTAGCTGCAGCTGCAGGGCCACCACCAGCCGGGCCTACGCTAACCAAATCCGCCTTACCCAAATTCTTCCTCAATAAGCTCGTTAGAGTCGCAGCATCTACTTCTCCCACAACTTCGAGTTGATTTTTTCCGTCCCCTGTTATAGCTGCTGACTCcacacctaaaaaaaaaaaacccaataCATAAGCCAAAATCAGCacgatttttttaaatataattatcatcAATATGAGAATTTATTCGACACAGTTGATTGAAATTACCTGATTGAGAAACAGCAATTTTAAAGGCCTTGGTTCGATATTTCTGTTCATTTCCATTCAAAGATAGTCTAATAACAATCTTTTGCTgcaaaaattaaacaaacattaataaaagagttgaatcatataattacaaaaaattaaaaattatattaaattaatttgtataccttcatttttgtttgtttgattggGGAATTGGATTTTGGATAGGAGTATAATTGAGTAGACAGAGAGTGTAAAAGAGAGGAATATTTGAAATGCTGAGAAATTGTAGTGAGAAATACTTGTGTATTATTATTgggtatttatagagttgtAAGATAactatttatttgaaataacgcgtgttgaagaagaatgattcattcatccTCCAAACTCCGTAAGTTAATGAAGTTGACTTACTTTTCATTCTAAGAATCCACATAAAATGGTTGTTGACTTGGTacgttttttaagaaaatatatatataaaaaaaagatgattttattatatcaacgtttaaatataataaatataatatcttgaaaaatgtaacaaaaaattgactataaataatgataaaaataaaatagaaattaagTGTAATTGTTGACATTCCAAAATAATATAGTGGATAACTATTGCTAGACGAAGGGATTACTTTTCTGTCTCAACTTAAGTAACACATTTACGTTTAtaacaacataaatattatatgagTTGTTTAGATCATAAATTtcataagtttttcttttattcttaaaattttgtgtCAAATTAAATAGTACTTATCAAGTAAATTAAAACGAACGCAATATATGTTTGGATAAAAATTattactccatttattttaattaaagtattatttttcatctcattaggattcaaaataaattttaatacatatttctagtttaaaattaaataattaaaaattcttttatttttttgaaaatttatatttagtcaaaatagagcaacaaattaaaacaaataaattaccAATTCAGATAATTTTTtcgtttaaatttatttgtcatacttttatttttaaaaatcttttacaCATCACTTCTGTGACACTTTTTagttctaaattttattttcataaaaaaaaaataaaaaaattgacgaAGTAATACATCCCCTAAATTTGGTTCCAACAAATTGGGTCCCAAAAAGTCAATATGTCAACCTACAATTTGGAAATTTAGAAAATGAAGCAAGTCATCATCTTCCCCTTCCTTGCTTGGCAAGTACTAAGGcgtatttattttcttgtttcgGCGCAGTAACCATTATATGTCTATACCACTCTATAGCTCATGAAAAACGGGCCTCAATGAGTTATCGAGTATCTGTTATTTTGCGttataactaattttattaTAGATAATAAATCGTGATTAAGtaggaaataaaagaaaatgaatcgATGTGAACTATATAGTAACAACCCTATACTTATAGATTGGATTATTACggtctcatttgtttccattaagattaagaggtcTGAAAATTTACATTAAGAATTGATGTTTTGATCAAAATACACATCTAAATATTAAGATATAATCTCTAAATCTGAACATTTGTGTTTGACATATTCCTTcttattttttgtgtgtggTTAAATCGCTTTCATTTCtaagatatataaatattttgtctaATTAAATGAGGATATAATTGTccattataatttttcattttttattctaatattcataaatagactcttttgttactcccttcgTTCGTTATTGTTTGTCATAGATTCTATTTTTTGAGTCAACTATAAgaatttttactaatattttaaaatgtattttttaatcaGATTGATATGCAAAAATTCGCactttatagtacttttcatataacttttgaatatttaaattttttattcaaaatatcgaattaatacaatctaatttaactttaaaaattaattaaattaattataaaaaatttaacatgacaaataaaaatgaacgaatgaagtacattcttcTTCCAAGTATTGACAAAAATAACTTGTCACAATCGAGCTCTATTAATGATATTGGAAAAAACAAAGGAACTAAGCAACAAGGGAGGGTAATCACTAGTTCCTAAAAACACTTGAATTAGCCACAATTACATTTTAtagctaaataataaaatttaagtaatcaattaacaatattttatta contains these protein-coding regions:
- the LOC107025422 gene encoding uncharacterized protein LOC107025422 is translated as MKQKIVIRLSLNGNEQKYRTKAFKIAVSQSGVESAAITGDGKNQLEVVGEVDAATLTSLLRKNLGKADLVSVGPAGGGPAAAATAPAVAAAAMVQSQPGSYYYAYPSYQYPVYQVTDSYGESNCSIM